The following coding sequences lie in one Ictalurus punctatus breed USDA103 chromosome 16, Coco_2.0, whole genome shotgun sequence genomic window:
- the trpc4a gene encoding short transient receptor potential channel 4a: protein MSQLYYRRTGNSSYRDRIPLRIVRAESELSPLEKAYLNAVEKGDYASVKQALEEAEIYFKININCIDPLGRTALLIGIENENLEIIELLLSFNVYVGDALLHAIRKEVVGAVELLLNHKKPSGGMQVPPILLDKQFSDFTPDITPIILAAHTNNYEIIKLLVQKGVSVPQPHEVRCNCVECVSGSDVDSLRHSRSRLNIYRALSSPSLIALSSEDPFLTAFLLSWELQELSKVENEFKAEYEELSHQCKQFAKDLLDQTRSSRELEIILNYRDDINPLEDEGNNNDLARLKLAIKYHQKEFVAQPNCQQLLASRWYDEFPGWRRRHWAGKFVTCIFIGLLFPLFSIFYLIAPKSHYGLFIRKPFIKFICHTASYLTFLFLLLLASQHVVTTDSGRQGPAPTTVEWMILPWVLGFIWAEIKQMWDGGFQDYVHDWWNLMDFVMNALYLATISLKIVAYTKYSDVKPRNDWEMWHPTLVAEALFAIANIFSSLRLISLFTANSHLGPLQISLGRMLLDILKFLFIYCLVLLAFANGLNQLYFYYETEASNKTGNCKGIRCVQQNNAFSTLFETLQSLFWSIFGLISLYVTNVDPEHQFTEFVGATMFGTYNIISLVVLLNMLIAMMNNSYQHIADHADIEWKFARTKLWMSYFEEGGTLPPPFNIIPSPKSAWYLIMWIKKHICKRTRSERTATFGSISRRAARNVHINHQYQEVLRNLVKRYVAAMIRDAKTEEGLTEENFKELKQDISSFRYEVLGMMKGNKPSKGSTGASNMAYCEHPMKCSTAPTGESLKSKLKLFNVTTSILQQNSKANTKNTEHYLANGSIRTPSETTSSNRTSDFSGLYHQIWHRGTNDPGRIYSVCEEVGESDTEELGEKTKNDKPSESLIMKKANENEMGESSNETKEVHKMIEERNRFSDIPCICDNDVNDESTENYEEISRL from the exons ATGTCCCAGCTGTATTACCGCCGTACTGGTAACTCCTCATATCGAGACCGCATCCCTCTTCGGATTGTGCGGGCCGAATCAGAATTATCCCCCCTAGAGAAGGCCTACCTGAATGCTGTAGAGAAGGGTGACTATGCCAGTGTGAAGCAAGCCCTGGAGGAGGCTGAGATCTACTTCAAAATCAACATCAACTGCATTGACCCACTTGGCCGCACAGCCCTACTTATCGGCATTGAGAATGAGAACCTGGAGATCATCGAACTCCTGCTCAGTTTTAATGTATACGTGGGTGACGCGCTGCTCCATGCCATACGCAAAGAGGTGGTGGGTGCTGTAGAGCTACTGCTCAACCACAAGAAGCCCAGTGGGGGCATGCAG GTGCCTCCTATTCTGCTGGACAAACAGTTTTCTGACTTCACCCCTGACATAACGCCCATTATTTTGGCTGCTCACACCAACAATTATGAAATCATCAAGCTTCTGGTGCAAAAGGGCGTTTCGGTGCCCCAGCCACACGAGGTGCGCTGCAATTGTGTGGAGTGTGTATCTGGCTCAGATGTGGATAGCTTGCGGCACTCACGCTCCCGTCTCAACATCTATCGCGCACTGTCCAGCCCATCGTTGATCGCCCTGTCCAGCGAAGACCCATTCCTCACGGCTTTCCTCCTCAGCTGGGAGCTGCAGGAGCTCAGCAAGGTGGAGAATGAGTTCAAGGCTGAATATGAGGAGTTGTCGCACCAGTGCAAACAATTCGCCAAGGACCTGCTGGATCAGACACGCAGCTCACGAGAGCTTGAGATCATCCTCAATTACAGAGATGACATAAATCCTCTGGAGGATGAGGGCAACAACAATGATCTTGCCAGGCTCAAACTGGCCATCAAGTACCATCAGAAGGAG TTTGTAGCACAGCCAAACTGTCAGCAGCTTCTAGCATCCCGCTGGTATGATGAGTTTCCAGGCTGGAGGAGACGCCACTGGGCCGGCAAGTTTGTCACATGCATTTTCATCGGCCTCCTGTTCCCTCTCTTCTCCATCTTCTATCTGATAGCCCCTAAGAGTCACTATGGCCTTTTTATCCGCAAGCCCTTCATCAAGTTCATCTGCCACACTGCCTCTTACCTgaccttcctcttcctccttcttctgGCCTCCCAGCATGTGGTCACCACAGACTCGGGTCGGCAGGGTCCAGCTCCCACCACTGTGGAATGGATGATACTGCCTTGGGTGCTCG GATTTATATGGGCTGAGATCAAACAGATGTGGGATGGAGGCTTTCAAGATTATGTCCATGATTGGTGGAACCTTATGGATTTTGTCATGAATGCTCTCTATCTAGCCACTATCTCTCTAAAGATTGTAGCTTACACAAAG tACAGTGACGTCAAACCCAGGAATGATTGGGAGATGTGGCATCCTACCCTGGTGGCAGAGGCACTATTCGCCATTGCCAACATCTTTAGTTCGCTGCGCTTGATCTCGCTCTTCACAGCTAACTCCCACCTGGGTCCTCTGCAAATCTCTCTGGGCCGCATGCTACTGGACATCCTTAAATTCCTATTTATCTACTGCCTTGTACTTCTGGCTTTTGCGAATGGCCTCAACCAgctatatttttattatgaaaCCGAGGCTTCAAACAAGACAGGGAACTGCAAGGGTATTCGCTGTGTACAGCAGAATAATGCATTCTCCAC GTTATTTGAAACCCTCCAGTCTTTGTTCTGGTCCATATTTGGCCTCATCAGTCTGTATGTGACCAACGTTGACCCAGAACACCAGTTCACAGAGTTTGTTGGAGCCACCATGTTTGGAACCTATAACATTATTTCTCTGGTAGTGCTTCTCAACATGCTAATTGCCATGATGAACAACTCGTATCAACATATTGCT GATCATGCTGACATTGAGTGGAAGTTTGCTCGAACTAAGCTATGGATGAGCTACTTTGAAGAGGGAGGTACTTTGCCTCCTCCATTTAATATAATTCCCAGCCCTAAGTCTGCATGGTACCTGATCATGTGGATCAAGAAGCACATCTGCAAGAGGACAAGATCAGAGAGAACTGCGACTTTTGGGTCAATTAGT AGGAGAGCTGCAAGGAATGTCCACATCAATCACCAGTATCAG GAGGTGCTGCGAAACTTGGTGAAGCGGTACGTGGCTGCAATGATCAGAGATGCCAAGACAGAAGAAGGCCTAACAGAAGAGAACTTCAAG GAGCTAAAACAGGACATTTCTAGTTTCCGATATGAAGTGTTAGGAATGATGAAAGGAAACAAACCTTCCAAAGGAAGTACAGGAGCCTCAAACATGGCCTATTGTGAACATCCTATGAAGTGTTCAACAGCTCCTACTGGAGAATCACTGAAGAGCAAGCTTAAACTTTTTAATGTCACTACCTCTATTCTTCAACAAAATTCAAAAGCAAATACAAAGAATACAGAACACTACCTTGCTAATGGGTCCATCCGTACACCATCAGAAACCACATCAAGCAACAGGACAAGTGATTTCTCTGGATTGTATCACCAAATCTGGCATAGGGGGACAAACGATCCTGGCAGGATTTATTCGGTGTGTGAAGAGGTTGGAGAGTCAGATACAGAGgaactgggggagaaaaccaagAATGACAAACCCTCTGAGTCATTGATTATGAAAAAGGccaatgaaaatgaaatgggTGAAAGCAGTAATGAGACAAAAGAAGTGCACAAAATGATAGAGGAAAGAAACAGATTTTCTGACATACCATGTATATGTGACAACGACGTGAATGACGAGAGTACTGAAAATTATGAAGAAATCAGCAGATTATAG